The following DNA comes from Anopheles arabiensis isolate DONGOLA chromosome 3, AaraD3, whole genome shotgun sequence.
TATTCCGGCTAGGGCATCGCTTGTATAATTATAACATGATTAAgattttatcacattttaaaTGTTGCGCACAGTGCCAGTATCTTGCCTTATTAATCTTGCATCAAGAAGCCGTCGTGCCGCCAATCGGCGCAATGGGTGCGGGGCTAGCTGCTAGGAGAAATTATGCCAGAGGATGAACACGCACTCGCATGTCGGGTTGGTTGGGCAGACTGTGGAGCATTTTTATCTTGCTTGTATGTCCCTAGGCAACGCTAGCGGAATCCATCGGTCCGGTGTCAACTGAACGCATGTATAGATTAAAGCAATCGTTTATAAGAAACTTgacgatttgtgtgtgtgtggagggaagggaaaaataaaacatgaccATTTCTTATCCTTCCTTTCGCTCGCTTTTACACCTCCGAGGGACCTTGAGAAGTgtgacagaaaaaaatatacgcaACCGAGTTGTAGATTGAATTGTAACAAGAGCCGCAGCCACCAACAACACACCACAAGAGCCGGTTGGCGGGATGGTCTGAAGCCTTTTATTTTGCACCAATTACATCCAACATGCTGCGGAAAAAAGGCGACAACACTCACCAGAGTGCCGTATCTTAATCGAACATCCATTAGTGCCTCGGACTGGTGAAAAATGAAGCGGTGTGAAGTAACAGCAGCtgtggcaaaaaaacaaaacaaacattgagAGGAGAGCTTTCAGGCGAAAGGCAATTATTTGCCAGACGCGGTACGGTCACAGCCTATGCAGACATTGCAACCACGGTAATTGGTGTCCAAGCGTCGTGTGCCCGTAAGCGATAGTGATCGATTGTATAAATACAAACGGGTACCATTCGCCATTTGCCAGTGCCCAGAACAAATGAAACTCAGCCAAGCCGGGGctgaaaaatgcaatttttaatGAATGTTTGATCGCACTACGAGCGATCAATTTAAAACCGGAAATCTCATTTACGCTTTCGGATAAATTAATGAGATTTGCGAAAACgaggtgcaaaagcacgggGTTTGCAAGTCACGCCAAAAGGGACGGGCGTGATACTCACACCTCATCACGACATTTCTCATTTAGCACAAACAGTAAGTAAAGCAGGGCACACGTTGCACTAGGAAAGTCGGAAGCAAAAAGCGTGCACTTTTCCttcataaaattcaatttaatcgAGACTCTACACACCCGTTAAAGGCcgttgaaagtgaaattttgGGGCCACAAACAGTTGGCCACATTTGACGTCCGCTTGCCAGTTCCATTTCTTTTTCGGTCACGATTTCGATTCACCACGGTGTGGTCAATATTTTGACGTACGGGTGCGCGCACATTCGCACTTCCTATGCGTAGTAGTAAGTGGGAGTAGTtttttaaaaagaagaagaaagcttCTCTTTTGCATTGTTCGTACGCACGCAATGGTGACCTCGACTGTCCACCGTGATCCAACTCACAACTGCCAACTCCAGCAAAAGTGTCCGGGAATGCTTCAATCACGACTGCAACGCACCGTCGTgtagggttcgtcgcttgctgttGTTTCGTTTCTGCCGCAGTGAGCAATCCCCTACGGGATGCGGAGTCGTGCCGTGCGAGGATGATTAAAAATTCTTACCCCTTGAATGGGTCAACGAAATgggaaaaagtgtgtgtgtgtcaccagTTCCCCCGAAAAGTGCCGAATTCTGGGTGGGAATTGTAATAAAAACCCTCGACCGTTCGGCGTCCGGAGGTTAGTTTTGTTTGAAGAAGTTATCCTTTCGGACGTTGCAGTGAGTGAGTTGTGCGGTGTGGTCAGGCACTCTTTAACTCTTCAACATGCGTGCGAGTGGGTGGTTTATTGTGTACGCGATCGGAAGTGTACTGCTGGTGGCACTTTCCACCGCAGATCCAGTGATCGGTAGTGGAAGTGTCTTTGCTGCTACAATAACACGTGCTCTGGTGCCTCCGAAACGTGATGCCCTGCTGCTGGGTAATCGGTACGGTACAGGACAGCCAGAAATAATAGTGAATCGAGCTCCAGGCTCGCCAGCTCCGCCACAGCGTGACCAGGGAGCTGGCTCGTCGGGGTACAACTATGATGCACCGGCTGCCGGATATCTTCccccggaatcgattccattcGCCGATGAACCAGCTCCACCGGTGAACAACTACCTACCGCCCGTCATTGCAAACGATCCGCTCGCCGATGAGCCCGCGTTTCCTGCGTCCCCTCCACAGGCGGACTATCTGCCCCCGTCGAATGATCCACCGCAGCGAGATGAAGTGTTTGTAGTGTCCACGGTGTCTCCGGCAGAGCAGGGCTATAGCTACAACGCACCGACAACGTCAACTACCTTCGCTCCGCTAGCGGATGAAGGGTTCGAGGAGAGCCCAGACCAGGAGGGAGGCTATCGGTACGACCCACCGGCAAACATTTACATCCCACCGTCAGCGGGCGGTGTTGGCCGATCGCTTCGCGACGATCCTGCCGGGGCGAGAGCTCCCATAAGGCTGCAGTTGAATGAGCTCGCCTGCTTGCGAAACGGTGGCGGTTACTTTCGTGCGTCCCTCACGGTGCAAAGCCCAATTGAGAGTGTCCCCCTGGTGGACGTTGAGAACGATGGCGGTGATCTGAGCGGGTGCGAGGTACGGCTCGATCAGTCGCGCCTGCTCGTCGATATAGCGTGGCCCGACTTTGGCCGGTGCGGCGTGACACCGTGCGGGCAGACGCCGGCGAGAGAGCTTTGCCTGCGGGTGCGCTTTCCCGCCATTGCCGGTATGCGCACGGCCATCGATCCGGTGCTGACGCTGCAGTGCCGCATACAGCAGCGGATCGTCGCCCGGACGCACTCGGTGCGGCTCGGGGTGGCGGAAGATGCGCAGGCCCGGTCCGGCACGGGGACGGCCTTTGCAATCGGGGGGTCGCAGcgcccgtttcgctcgcagctggGCATCTTTCGGCGACAGGGTGGAGGAGGCGGCGGATCGTTCACCCGAGCACTGCAGCCGGGCGGAGCGGTACTGCTCGGGGAGGAGTTGATGCTGCGGACGCAGGTTTCGGCGGGAGATGGTGAGTATGCGGAGGACGATTTTTGTGCAGTAGTCGGGTTGGTGAAGAGTGTGAAGGCATGCGGATGAATATTCATGGTGCAATTTTGTGACTTTGTTTAGAGTAGTTAACTCAAGGCTCACTTGTAACGCATTTACAAGTCTCTCTAAGGCGAATCTTCAAGGAAACGGTAGCTTAGAGAGTTGTTCATGTTAGAGAACAGAGTTGTTATAAAGTATCCAAGAAACCATGGAAAACCTCTAGCATCCTTTGACGAATAGTTTTGTGAAATGTCATTCAATCTGTAAAGATTTATTGGTAGTTGCTTCccatattgttttttttgtgagtttCCAAAATTTATTTAGCGTTTCGCAGATTTGTTTGGTTCGATTGAATTGATATCGAATCGGACGataccaaaaaattatgggaacgaatcaaaaatctatgggatacgatgaataaatTGTAAGACGAACCCAACAAATTATGGGAACTCATCAATAATTCGTGGGACACtcttcatgtgaattttgatttcaGAATTTAGGATGCCAAATCGCATATGGAGCTTAGACAATGTTCGCCTAAGGGAGACATACATCTAGAAGAGACACATGTCACATGACATGACATGTATGGACATAATTAATCTTGTAATTCATTAGGGAAATAATTCGTCTTCCTTCTCAGTAGTTAATTTAGTTGCAGGGAAGCGAATTAGGATTGTCTCTAAAAAGAGgcatacaggggtttccaagaCACTTTCAAATGtgtacatttattatttaccacctccaagatgtttttcaacagctgtcaaatgatgTATTTGTTTCGTAATTAAATTTCAGTTTTCACACATgattacacatgattttcaacacgtcacaaagaactgtcaaactcaattcagctcgagacgtgttgaaaatcatattgaagaaataaaaaaatatgatgatagaaatgaaatatcagattgatgtggattaatTTATTGCACGTGGTGAATAATAACGTTTATATTCAAAACTGTCTTGGAAAATTCTCTAATTAGCTCACCAGTAAAGGGATTATCCATTGATTACGTAACGTTTAAGGCAAATTCATCTTTTTATCAGTTAAACTCAAATTATTTGATTGTATGGCTATTCAATATCATGgtttaaaatggtttaaaatagTTGTATAGTTACTACAAGCGTTTAAACATCTGTTAATTCTTCGCATACAATGCACATGAAACGTATGACatgctttcattttttattacaatattttgaataaaatctcATTATTGGTATTATTGGTTTAATCCCGCCAGTGTCTGCGGAAATATTCATCAAGTGGGTTACATTTAGATTAAAACGGCCAACCAAACACAACCAAGCTCGATAAGCTCCATTTTAATATGTCTCCCTCCCCCCCGTTCAGGATGGAACTTTACGCGCCTTTCCGAGGTGGTAATGCAGCGGCTGTCGCCAACCGGAACCGTACTCAACTCCGCGTCGCTCGTGAACGCGAACGGATGCTTGAACCCGCTGATGCGTGCCATCAGCCCGGTTGCGCCCGTCTTTGAGGCACCGCTCGGCTACCGGTTGGGCTTTCGGGCGGCCATGTTCCAGGGAATGCGCAGCGGCGACGAGATGATCCTGCGCGTCCGGATCGTCGGTTGCGTTGATCGGCGAGAGTGTTTGGTGGTAGGTTGAGGTTTCGGTTTTGAtcaatttctttatttttttaaatattcatcaaattaaaaaatatatatatgagAAGCTTTAATGTAGAAGCGAACATCAAATCAACTGCTTCTCATCCTCTGCCCCAGGAAAACTGTCAAACAACTGCCCGCACCAAACGTGAAACCGAAAGTCCCGTGCCCGAAGCAGCCCAAGGCACAAATGCAACGACACCCGCAACAACAGCGACCACAACCACCGCGGCAACACCGCCACTGGCCGAGACGGCATCGATCGCCTTCCGAATTATGCTACCACCGGAGCTGGCCGCTTCCTCTACCGATCCGCAGAACACACCATCCGGCCACACAACGTCCCCCATGTCACTGCTC
Coding sequences within:
- the LOC120901207 gene encoding uncharacterized protein LOC120901207 translates to MRASGWFIVYAIGSVLLVALSTADPVIGSGSVFAATITRALVPPKRDALLLGNRYGTGQPEIIVNRAPGSPAPPQRDQGAGSSGYNYDAPAAGYLPPESIPFADEPAPPVNNYLPPVIANDPLADEPAFPASPPQADYLPPSNDPPQRDEVFVVSTVSPAEQGYSYNAPTTSTTFAPLADEGFEESPDQEGGYRYDPPANIYIPPSAGGVGRSLRDDPAGARAPIRLQLNELACLRNGGGYFRASLTVQSPIESVPLVDVENDGGDLSGCEVRLDQSRLLVDIAWPDFGRCGVTPCGQTPARELCLRVRFPAIAGMRTAIDPVLTLQCRIQQRIVARTHSVRLGVAEDAQARSGTGTAFAIGGSQRPFRSQLGIFRRQGGGGGGSFTRALQPGGAVLLGEELMLRTQVSAGDGWNFTRLSEVVMQRLSPTGTVLNSASLVNANGCLNPLMRAISPVAPVFEAPLGYRLGFRAAMFQGMRSGDEMILRVRIVGCVDRRECLVENCQTTARTKRETESPVPEAAQGTNATTPATTATTTTAATPPLAETASIAFRIMLPPELAASSTDPQNTPSGHTTSPMSLLWITVGTTSAVVLAIGVLALVLVALRHHRRPSYDEYRSD